The following are encoded together in the Paludisphaera mucosa genome:
- a CDS encoding alpha-1,2-fucosyltransferase yields MIAFSKLGRYGRLGNQLFQYAYLRTTARRLGTKFYCPTWDGDAIFDLRDEDERALEPSGIVRSYDPHPEAGYTPEALKVGDGTEIQGYFQSEKYYDDPAAVRDWYTFREPVVAEARRKYGHLPLRDFTSFSLRLDDDYNNIRDYLPLYPVRYYEQADRRLGGTSPLLIFADGPARAREFLKGYPTGGREMIFVEGLGGPEQLYLMTQCGANVITNSTFAWWGAWLNAAPGSRIVAPSHWNRPGIPIPIRDILCESWIKVPGTIPVWDHFQVWRLRHPVALMQRVRAKLRKAR; encoded by the coding sequence ATGATCGCGTTCTCCAAGCTGGGCCGCTACGGACGACTCGGGAATCAGCTGTTCCAGTATGCGTACCTGCGGACGACGGCCCGGCGGCTGGGGACGAAGTTCTACTGCCCGACCTGGGACGGCGACGCCATCTTCGACCTTCGCGACGAGGACGAGCGGGCTCTCGAGCCGTCGGGGATCGTGCGATCCTACGACCCGCATCCGGAGGCCGGCTACACGCCCGAGGCGCTCAAGGTCGGCGACGGGACCGAGATCCAGGGCTACTTCCAGTCCGAGAAGTACTACGACGACCCGGCCGCCGTCCGCGACTGGTACACGTTCCGCGAGCCCGTCGTCGCCGAGGCCCGGCGCAAGTACGGCCATCTGCCCCTGCGGGACTTCACGAGCTTCTCGCTGCGGCTGGACGACGACTACAACAACATCCGCGACTACCTGCCGCTCTACCCGGTGCGGTATTACGAGCAGGCCGACCGCCGGCTGGGCGGGACGTCGCCGCTCCTGATCTTCGCCGACGGCCCCGCCCGCGCCCGCGAGTTCCTCAAGGGCTATCCGACGGGCGGCCGCGAGATGATCTTCGTCGAGGGCCTGGGGGGCCCGGAGCAGCTCTACTTGATGACCCAGTGCGGGGCGAACGTCATCACCAACTCGACGTTCGCCTGGTGGGGGGCCTGGCTCAACGCCGCGCCGGGGTCCCGGATCGTCGCGCCTTCGCACTGGAACCGGCCGGGGATCCCGATCCCGATCCGCGACATCCTCTGCGAATCCTGGATCAAGGTCCCGGGGACCATCCCGGTCTGGGACCACTTCCAGGTGTGGCGACTCCGCCACCCGGTCGCTCTGATGCAGCGAGTCCGGGCGAAACTCCGGAAGGCGCGCTGA
- a CDS encoding dTDP-4-dehydrorhamnose 3,5-epimerase family protein produces the protein MSEETIQYVDGAIEGVEIRYLKTFSDSRGWLIEIFRNDELAEDRWPVMTYISSTLPGVARGPHEHVDQTDGFAFIGPSNFKLYLWDTRKDSPTYGRRYVEVLGEVKPAAVWIPPGVVHAYRNVGDIPGLVLNAPNRLYAGKGKKEPVDEIRHEEAVPPRFVLD, from the coding sequence ATGTCTGAAGAGACCATCCAGTACGTCGACGGCGCGATCGAGGGCGTCGAGATCCGCTATTTGAAGACCTTCAGCGACAGCCGCGGGTGGCTGATCGAGATCTTCCGCAACGACGAGCTGGCCGAGGACCGCTGGCCGGTGATGACGTACATCTCGTCCACCCTGCCCGGCGTCGCGCGCGGGCCCCACGAGCACGTCGACCAGACCGACGGCTTCGCGTTCATCGGCCCGTCCAACTTCAAGCTCTACCTCTGGGACACGCGCAAGGACAGCCCGACCTACGGCCGTCGCTACGTCGAGGTCCTGGGCGAGGTCAAGCCGGCCGCCGTCTGGATCCCGCCCGGCGTCGTGCACGCCTATCGCAACGTCGGCGACATCCCCGGTCTGGTCCTCAACGCTCCGAACCGACTCTATGCGGGCAAGGGCAAGAAGGAACCCGTCGACGAGATCCGCCACGAAGAGGCCGTCCCGCCGCGGTTCGTCCTGGACTGA
- a CDS encoding alpha/beta fold hydrolase: protein MARIVLVHGIDNQRETEDGIRAAWIPALAGGVRLAGRGDLADRLQFPTNDPARIDVRVAYYGHLFRAPDVQGARDDLDDLTADQAALAAALLTEWLERVAERAPDESASAVQASRALDLVRDPEAVGAQGVGNATRTILRTLARLPLVARPGMAFVERFLITTLKQVTRYLTEEDLRDQVRQIVLDRLDVDTAVLIGHSLGSVVAYECAHRLPRPLPLLVTLGSPLGLRTIVADRLDPPPSFPRAVQTWLNHANLEDVVAADPDLHPLSGRSVPEGSRLVCSRYQEPGGNPHDPRTYLGRKAVGRATVGALT, encoded by the coding sequence ATGGCGCGGATCGTCCTGGTGCACGGGATCGACAATCAGCGTGAGACCGAGGACGGCATCCGGGCCGCCTGGATCCCGGCGCTGGCGGGGGGCGTCCGGCTCGCGGGCCGGGGCGACCTGGCGGACCGGCTCCAGTTCCCGACGAACGACCCGGCGCGGATCGACGTCCGCGTCGCCTACTACGGCCACCTCTTCCGCGCCCCCGACGTGCAGGGGGCCCGCGACGACCTCGACGACCTGACCGCCGACCAGGCCGCCCTGGCCGCGGCCTTGCTAACGGAGTGGCTCGAACGCGTCGCCGAGCGCGCCCCCGACGAGAGCGCCTCGGCCGTCCAGGCGTCCCGAGCCCTCGACCTGGTCCGCGACCCCGAAGCCGTCGGGGCCCAGGGCGTCGGCAACGCGACGCGGACGATCCTCAGGACCCTCGCCCGCCTCCCCTTGGTCGCCCGGCCGGGCATGGCCTTCGTCGAGCGGTTCCTGATCACGACCCTGAAGCAGGTCACACGCTATCTGACCGAGGAGGACCTCCGCGACCAGGTCCGGCAGATCGTCCTGGACAGGCTCGACGTCGACACGGCGGTCCTCATCGGCCACTCGCTCGGCTCCGTCGTCGCCTACGAGTGCGCCCACCGCCTGCCCCGCCCGCTGCCGCTCCTCGTCACCCTCGGCTCCCCCCTCGGCCTCCGCACCATCGTCGCCGACCGCCTCGATCCGCCCCCGTCCTTCCCGCGTGCCGTCCAGACCTGGCTCAACCACGCCAACCTCGAAGACGTCGTCGCCGCCGACCCCGACCTGCATCCGCTTTCCGGCCGAAGCGTGCCCGAAGGCTCCCGCCTCGTCTGCTCCCGCTACCAGGAGCCCGGCGGAAACCCCCATGACCCCCGGACCTACCTGGGACGGAAGGCTGTAGGTCGAGCCACCGTCGGGGCTCTGACGTAA
- a CDS encoding tetratricopeptide repeat protein: MLATRHNIATLTSEVGDRDRALEAFVSLLPDIVHTLGADHREVFAVRNNIASLVGERGDAMGALSAFEALLPDHQRVFGDDHSDTLNIRSNIATWKGLTGNKWGALAAFEALLRDQTRVLGSDHPYVFRTRSNIAYWRGRTGNPLGALTAYEALLPDREQAQGRDHPDTLAMLASMGDVSIQVGCRAEGCRRFREALARARRRFGPDHDLTRRFEQMIDEHGCEKTDG, from the coding sequence GTGCTCGCGACTCGCCACAATATCGCCACTCTCACGAGCGAGGTCGGGGATCGCGATCGCGCGTTGGAGGCGTTCGTGAGTCTTCTGCCTGACATCGTGCATACTTTAGGAGCCGACCATCGTGAGGTTTTCGCCGTCCGTAATAATATCGCGTCCCTTGTCGGGGAAAGAGGGGACGCGATGGGTGCCCTGTCGGCTTTCGAAGCCCTGCTGCCCGACCACCAACGAGTCTTTGGCGACGATCATTCAGATACTTTGAACATCCGCAGCAACATTGCAACCTGGAAAGGGCTCACTGGGAATAAGTGGGGAGCATTGGCAGCTTTCGAAGCCCTGCTTCGCGACCAAACGCGTGTCTTAGGAAGCGACCACCCCTACGTTTTCAGAACTCGCAGCAACATCGCGTACTGGAGAGGCAGGACCGGAAATCCGCTGGGAGCCTTGACGGCGTATGAGGCCCTTTTACCTGATCGCGAACAAGCTCAGGGTCGTGATCACCCCGATACGCTCGCGATGCTTGCCTCGATGGGGGACGTCTCGATTCAAGTCGGCTGTCGCGCTGAAGGATGCCGACGATTCCGCGAGGCTTTGGCGCGTGCGAGAAGGCGCTTTGGCCCCGATCACGACTTAACTCGTCGGTTTGAGCAGATGATCGACGAACATGGCTGTGAAAAGACTGACGGTTGA